Sequence from the Aquimarina sp. Aq107 genome:
AAAAAATTATAATCCCACAAAATCATAGCATTCAAATTTTGCTAAATGAGCCTTCTTGGATTGTTGTAGATAAATCCATACACCACATCAATAACCTGAATGCCAATAAACTAAAACCTTTCTTCAGTAAAGAAAAGATAACAATTGCCAAGAAACATATTAAAACATATTTGGACAAGGTAATTATTCCTGTTATCAAAAATGTAGATGTAATTGCTAATGGTTTCGAAATAGTAATTCATAAAAACATAGCATCCTACAGACTAGAAATTATCCAAGATTTTATAAAGGAAAATTATGCTGCGAAAGTAATTTTTAATTATGGAGAAGCTGTTTTTGATTACAATAGTAATAAAAAGACATCTTCTGATGTACATTTTGGAGATAATGAAGAAATCCAGATCACCCAAACAAAGAGAGATCCAAAGGCTGAAAAAGAAATAATAGACTTATTAGAGTCTAAAGATTTAAAGGTAAATGCTAACCTATTACTAGAGACTACAACTTCTGATGATCCTTTAGCAATTTTTAGCTGGGTACAGAATCACCATAAAGATCTTGAAAAAGAAGGTATTGAAATCATCCTACCGGATTTAGATAATAAATCTGTAAATCTTGATTCACACGAAATCGAGATAAAGAATAAAAAAAAAATGACTGGTTCGATGTCAAAGGAATAGTACAAATTGGTACGAAAGAAATTCCTTTTTCGAAATTCATTAAATATATAAAAGAGAACAATCGTTTCTTTCCAATGGATGATGGAACGATTTTCATTATTCCATTGGAATGGATGACTCGTTATAAAAAATTGGCAAATTTCGGAAAAGTAAAAGAAGATAGCATCCTTGTTAACAAAGGGAATTACACACTACTTAAAGAAATCGTTGACCCAGAAGAACTAGAAATAAAAGATACAATTGATTTAAAATATCAATCATCTTCTAAACTAAAAGCTACATTAAGACCATATCAAGAAGAAGGCGTAAAGTGGTTAGTAAAACACCAAGGAAATCATCTGGGAGCTTGTCTTGCTGATGATATGGGACTTGGAAAAACACTACAGACTATAGCAACTCTTGTTTTTTCAAAAGAACAACTAAAAACAGAACAATCAACTCCAAAAACCGTTCGACTAGATCTATTTAGTGATCCCCTAGAAATAAAAACTTATTTAAAAGCTCTAATTGTTTTACCATCTTCTCTTGTTTTTAATTGGGCGCAGGAAATACTAAAATTTGCTCCGCACCTTACTATTACAAAGTATATCGGAAGTGATCGAAAAAAAATAGCTCCTTATTTAGAAACCTACGATATTATATTAACTACCTATACTACTTTAGCTAAGGATATTTCCATTTTACAAAAAACGATATTCGCCTATTTAATAACAGACGAAAGCCAACAGATTAAAAACAAAGAATCTAAAATCTTCAAAGCGATTAATAGTATAAACGCAACGCACAAACTTTCATTAAGTGGTACTCCAATAGAAAATTCATTGTCTGATCTTTGGTCTCAAATGGAATTTATCAATCCGGGAATGTTAGGAAGCTTTCCATTTTTTAAAGATCATTTTAAAATTCCGATTGAAAAACATCAGAATGAAGAACGGATTGAGGAGTTAAAAACACTCATAGAACCTTTTATTCTAAGAAGGACCAAAGAACAAGTAGCTAAAGATCTCCCTAAATTATCTGAGCAGATTATCTATACTGAAATGCTTAATGAACAAGAAAAAGCATATGAATCTCAAAAATCTGCTGCCCGTAATTTATTATTAGGTATCGATACAATTTCTACTAATAAAATTCATATTATAAACACCCTAACAAAACTAAGACAACTAGCCAATCACCCTAAATTACTAGATTCTAAAACAGAAGATTCTTCCGGTAAATTTAAAGATGTTACCTCTTATTTAGACACCTTAGTTAGATCTAATAAAAAAGTATTAATATTTAGTTCTTTTGTATCCCACTTAGAGGTATATCAAACTTGGTGTAGAGCACAAAACATATCCTTTGTTAGCCTTACCGGCCAAACAAAAAACGCTGATAGAGAAAAAACAGTTAATGAATTTCAGGAAAATGATGCAATCTCTTTATTCTTTATCTCGCTAAAAGCGGGTGGAGTTGGTCTTAATCTTACTAAAGCCTCATATGTAGTTTTATTAGATCCTTGGTGGAATCCTTTTATTGAAAAACAAGCTATTGCTCGTGCTCATCGAATTGGACAAGAGCACAATGTTATGGTGTCTCGTTTTATAACTAAAAATACTATCGAAGAAAAAATCCTTCAATTACAAGAGAGAAAACAGCATCTTTCTGACGAAATAATAGCTATCGATACAATCCCAGATTATATAGAAAATGATCTCGTAGAATTATTAAAATAATATTTAAGCTATTAAAGCATTATGCAATATTAATTTGGTTTAACTGTCCTTAAGAAAAAGTAAAAAAATGAAACGGTATTTTCTAGTTCTCTTAGTTATTGTAAATCTTTACTCATGTTCATCTCAAGAATCAATAATTCTAGAGCAAAAGAAAGTTGATTGGCAACTTTACCCTAAGGTATTTACAGATTCTTCTAAAACTAAATTTAAAGATAGATTTCGTTATTCAGAAAACGTAGACATGTTCGAAATCACTTATTTAAGTGATGGGCTAAAAATTCAGTCTTTTGCTTCAGTTCCGAAAGGAGATAAGAAATATCCAGTTATTATCTATAACAGAGGAGGAAATAGAGATTTTGGTAATTTAAATGTATTGTGGGCATCCATTAGGTTTTCAAAACTAGCAAGTGAAGGTTATATTGTAATTGGTTGTAATTATAGAGGATCTGGTAAAAGTGAAGGGATGGAAGAATTTGGAGGGAGTGATATAAATGATGTCTTAAATTTATCTAAAGTAATTAAAGAGCTACCAAAGGCAGACACAACTCGTATTGGCATGTATGGTTGGAGTCGAGGCGGAATGATGACATATATTGCTCTTACCAAAATGAACAATATAAAAGCAGCTGTTACCGGAGGCGCAAAGTCTGATCTAAGAACAATTGATAGACCTAATATGGAAAAAGGTGTTTATGCTGAGTTAATTCCTAATTATCATCAAAACAAAGAAGCTGAACTAGAAAAAAGATCAGCAATAGTATGGGCAGATAAATTCTCTACTGAAGTTCCTATTTTATTATTACACGGTAATGCAGATTGGAGAGTAAAATCAACCAATTCCTTAAAACTAGCTTTAGAATTTGAAAAACATCGAATACCCTATAGATTAAAAATCTATGAAGGAGCAGATCACGGTATCAGTCAATTTAAAGAAGAAAGAGATCAAGATGTACTTGATTGGTTTAATAAATATCTAAAAGGAAATACAGCATTACCTAATATGAAATTTCACGGTAAGTAGTCATTATTACAAGCCTTTATTTCTAAAAGAAATCATAATCTATTGATCAATTAGATTAATTTATTTTAAATTGTTCACTTGATAATATACACAAACAACTTCACAATTTATTAGCTTATGAAATTCTTTTACACTTTACTTTTTGTTTTAATAAGTATTACAATTACTGCCCAAGACACATATCTGCATTGCGGAAAATTAATTGACACCAAAACTGGAAAAATTCTCCCTGAAAGAACCATTGTTGTTTCTGGAAACAAAATAAGCAAGGTAGAGATCGGTTATACCGAAGGAGAGAGTAATGATATCATTATTGATCTTAAAAACAAAACCGTTATGCCAGGGCTTATCGATATGCATGTACATATGGAGAGTGAATCCAATCCAAAAGCTTATTTAGAGCGTTACACCCATAATGATGCAGATGTTGCCTACAACTCTGTAAGATTTGCCGAGGTTACTTTGTTAGCAGGATTTACTACAGTAAGAGATCTTGGAGGAAGCGGTGTAAACATCTCTTTAAAAAAAGCGATTGCTAAGGAAAAAATAATAGGTCCACGAATTTTTACAGCTGGAAAAATCATTTCTAGTACTGGAGGGCACGGAGATCCCACTAATGGAAGTAAAAAATCTATTATAGGAGATCCAGGGCCTAAAGATGGTGTTGTAAACGGCGTAGAAGATGCTAAAAAAGCTGTAAGACAACGTTACAAAAACGGAGCAGATCTTATTAAAATAACTGCCACAGGAGGTGTACTAAGTGTTGCTAAAAGTGGTTCTAACCCTCAATTTAAACTAGAAGAAATAAAAGCAATTTGCGAAACCGCTAAAGATTATGGATTTCATGTTGCGGCTCATGCACACGGTGATGAAGGTATGCAGCGAGCTTTGAATGGTGGAGTAACAACCATAGAACATGGAACTCTAATGAGTACTAAAACCATGGATCTTATGAAAAAAAAGAAAGCCTATTTAGTCCCTACGATTACTGCTGGTAAAGAAGTAACCGAAAAAGCAACAATTGACGGGTATTATCCAGCTATTATTGTTCCTAAAGCGTTAGAGATAGGTCCCAAAATTCAAGATACATTTAAAAAAGCTTATAAACGAGGAGTACGAATTGCATTTGGTACCGACGCAGGAGTTTTTAAACACGGGCAAAATGGAAAAGAATTTGGATATATGGTTGAAGCTGGAATGCCAGCAATAACTGCTATACAATGTGCAACCATAGTTAATGCAAAAGTATTAAATATGAGCAAAGAACTAGGACAAATAGCTCCAGATTTTATTGCAGATATAGTGGCAGTAGACGAAGACCCTAGGGATGACATCAAAACTATGGAAAATGTAGTTTTCGTTATGAAAAATGGTAAAATCTATAAGCAATAGTTTTTTACAACCATAGACTATTAAAAAAGATATATCTCAAATAAAAGTGAAAAAAATATCACAGTACATTATTCTAGGAATTATTGTCTTATTTGGGATATTCTATTTGTATACAAAATTTTCGGCAGCGAAAAAAGGAGATTTAGCTCCAGATTTTGAAACGACTCTTATTGATGGCACTCCATTTAAATTATCAAATCTACAAGGAAAATATGTACTGCTGGATTTTTGGGGTTCTTGGTGCGGTCCCTGTCTTAAAGAAAGTCCTGAACTGGTCGCACTCTATAAAAAACATGATAACCAACTTACTATAGTTACGGTTGCTCTTGAAAAGAATCTAAAGTCTTGGAAAAAAGTGGCTGATAAATTTGGGTATACATGGAAGAACCAAATTGTAAATCAAAACCGTTTTGTTTTGCTATCAGATATTGCAAGAAAATATGGTGTTTCAGAAATTCCGGCTAAATTTTTAATCTCTCCAGAAGGGGAACTTATGGGAACTTATACATTTAAACAAATTGATGATTTATTATCAAACTCCATTAACAATTAGTGCAACTATTTTTAATTCCTTATCTATCTATTAATATAAAAATATCCAGCTCTATCTTTCGTTCCTGTTATGTTCAATACATAATAATATGTTCCTTCAGGTAATTCAGATTTTTGAGAAACTGTAGCTCTTCCTTCAGAAATACCTGCAAAGTTTTGATTTTCGTGATATGCTTTCTTCTGAAAAACTAATACTCCCCATCGATTATATATAAATAATTCGTTATCAGGAAAATTTGATAATCCTTGAATCTTAAACGTATCATTCATTCCATCTCCATTAGGTGATACAGCTGTAAAAATTTCTAAATCTCCATCTAATAATCTATTTGATGATCCAAAAGTTAATATCTCATAATCATCCGGGATAATTGCTTTAGAAGAAATTTCACCTTCGTTTACATTCCCGATTACTGAAGTATTACCTAAGTTAACCCACTTACGAAGTTCTTTACTCCAACCTACTACTCTTAAGTCATTAAGATCTCCAACCAATGTTGGTATATTACTATTACTATCCCATGTTAAAGTAACTCTAGTTTCATTACTACCATCTAAATCCCAAAATTCAAAAATGCTAACACCAAATAATAACTCTTCATACATTTCAGTATTAAAACTATCAGAAAAAAAATTCGGTGTGTTAGGGTTTTCAAAAAAGTACGCAGCCCTAGAGCCGTTACCAGCAGCTTCATTCTCTATTTTTATAGGTCTTAATCTAAAATCATCACCTACAGGAAAAGAAAAATCTAAGTTTCCATTTAAGGTAGCATACCCATCGACATATCTATCATCATGTTCTCCTAAATAGGGAGCATCATTTATATAGTCTAATGAAACACTTTTCTCATCCCTATCAGTTATTACTCTACCATCTACAAATTCCTGAAAGTTAGTAACTCCTACGCCGATTTCTAAAACCAGATCATCTTTAACATCGATTTCTAAATCATAAAATACTGGTTTGTTATTTCCAGATACTGTTAAACCATTATCGTTATAAAATCCAGCTTTACCTACATTATTATCAAACTCTCCATTATTGATAACATTTATATGAAAACCTATCTGACCAGTTGAATGAATCTGAACATTTCCGAAATTATGAAAAGCCTCTTGAGCAAATCCTGAAAAGCTAATTAAAGTGATTATTATGCTTCTTAAATACGACATTTTATTTTGGGTTTTTGTATTTGCTGTCGTAAATATAATTTGAGAAAATCCATAAAAATCCACCAACCAGATAGGATGACATTTTATACCTGTGAATGGAAAAATACATCCGTTAAGTTGTTATTTGCTCGTTGAAATGGAATAAGTGTCGGTCAATGGAAGTTATTAATCGATGAATAGAACTTGAAGTAAAAAAGTATTATTTTAAATTAGCTGAATAGAATTTCTGAGAAAGAAAAGTTATCACTCTAATATGTTTTTTAAATCAATAATACATGAATTATAATATTATCAATTTCGCGATTATATTTCTTTCGTTTATAAAATTAATATCAGCACAAGAATCAAAACCTGACCTTAGCATTTTCGAAAATCTCATAAATAAAGAATGGAAAGCTAATGGTACTTGGGGAGATGGTACTATGTTTAAGCAAGAAACAATATTTAAATTTGAGCTTAACCAAACAATTGTGATCGCAAAATCAAAAGGATTTACGGATAAAAAACAAACTAAATATGGTTTGCGTAATCATGGAATCAGAAAATTTGATCAAGAAACCAATACCATCAAATTCTGGGAATTCGATATCTTTGGAGGTGTTACTGAAGGAACTGTTATACCCGATGGGAAAAACATTTTATATCAATACCATTATGGGAATTCATTGGTAACTGATATGTGGGAATATGTCGATAATAACACGTATAATTTTAAAGTTGGAAATTATTTAAATGGTAAATGGGAACAAATATATCTTGAGACTCAATTCAAAGCAGAAAGATCTAATAGCAACAAGTAAAACTCTATAACAAAAACAATACTCTCTTTTATTTTAAACTAAAGAAAAGAACTTAATTTCCTCTTACTCGATACGTTATATTACGATTGGTAATAACAGTTACTCTTAAGACATTTAAAGTTACCTGGGCAGTATCACACAATTTGCTAGTATCGGTTGTACTTATGGAACACAATGATGGATTTACATTACCTGCATTATCCATAAATCGACCAATTGTAACATTTCCCGCTAACGATATATCTAATGGAGAATTATCTGGTGCTATCTCTGTTCTTGTTTCTACACCGTTACGCCTATAAATAATGTCACCTGTAACTTCATCATATTCTACCATATAATCATTGTAATTAGATCCAAAACCTCCCAAATTAAGAGTATAGGCTGTTGAAATACCAGTAACACTATTTACAACATTAACTCTAACTCCTATCTCATTAGCTGTAATATGATATATTCTAAAGTTCCCTCCACTGATAATATCAGCTGTACCTTCATTATCTCTATAAGTAAATTCTATTCTAAAACTTCTAAAACCAAAAATACCTGCAGTGTTAGGAACAACTATATCTAAACCAGCTGATCCTCCAGTAGATCCCGATGGTATTCTTATACCACATCCAGATTGAACAGCATTTGGATTAATGGAAGTTCCATTAGGACCTACTGTAGCATCTGTTAATGCTGCAGTATTAAAGTCAAATTGAGAAACTAGATCATCTATCCCACTATCGCATACTTGATACTCAAACATGTCGATTCCTATAAAATTTACATTTGGTGTATAAACAAAACTACTATCCGTATTTAAAACCAATGTTCCATTTGTTGGGTTTGTTATTGGATTAGGACTTACTCTAAGAGGTAATGATTCTGGATCAGTGTCATTAATTAAAACTCCTTCAGATGCATTTACAGAAATTATATTATTGGTAATTCCGTTGTACTCATCATCGACAGCCACTGGAGGCAAATTTTGAGATCTAGTTACTATACAGAAAAAAAATACAATAATGGAAATTATGTATCTAAGCATTTAATACTAAATTGGGACTATTGCAATATACACAAAAATCCAATCAAACTTCAGGGAAGACCCAATGTTTTAAAAATCAAATGCTTGCCGAGATTGTTTCCATAGATCTATCTACTTTTTTCACTAATCCTGATAGTACTTTTCCTGGACCAACTTCTGTAAACGATGTTGCTCCATCTTTCATCATATTCTGCACACTTTGTGTCCATTTTACAGGAGCAGTTAACTGAGCGATTAAATTCTTTTTGATTTCCTCAGGATCAGTTACCGCAGTTGTAGTTACATTTTGATATATTGGACAGTTTGGTGTATTAAAAGTTGTTTCTTCTATTGCCGCTGCTAACTCTTCTCTAGCAGGTTCCATTAAAGGAGAATGAAAAGCGCCTCCAACTGGCAATACTAAAGCTCTACGAGCTCCTTTTTCTTTCATAAGTTCACAAGCTTTTTCTATAGCTTCCACTTCTCCAGAAATAACTAACTGACCAGGACAATTATAATTTGCAGCCACAACAACACCATCAATTTCTTTACATCCTTTTTCTACTACCTCATCATCTAACCCTAAAACGGCAGCCATTGTAGAAGGTTTTAATTCACAAGCGCTTTGCATCGCTAATGCTCTCTTAGAAACTAATATAAGCGCATCTTCAAAATTTAATGTTCCGTTAGCCACTAAAGCAGAAAACTCACCAAGAGAATGACCCGCTACCATATCTGGTTTAAAACTATCTCCTAATACTTTACTTAAAATTACTGAATGTAAAAATATCGCTGGCTGAGTAACTTTTGTTTCCTTTAACTCATCAGCTGTACCTTCAAACATGATTTTAGTTATTTCAAAACCTAAAATATCATTGGCTTTATGAAAAAGTTCTTTTGCAATTTCTGAATTCTCATATAAGTCCAGTCCCATTCCTGAAAATTGAGCCCCTTGACCTGGAAAAACATATGCGTTCATGTACTGTGTCTTTTAAAATTTTAACAAAAGTAAGTATAAATACCAAGAGTAATTAACTTAAAAAATGTTTTTAAATAGCCTACTTGATTTTAAAACTTCTAAAGAAATCTACTTTCCTAGTTTTAGAAATAGATAACTTTTTTCCATCATCCATTACAACAAAACCTCCATCAGACTTACTAATACGAGTGATATGATCTTTATTGATTAAGCTAGAGTTGTGTATCCTTAAAAAACCAAAATTCTCCAACAGATATTCATAATATTTTAAATTCTGCGAAGCCACAATATGTTTATTATTGTTTAGTGTCAATTGAGTATAACTTCCATCTGCTAAGCAATATAAAATCGAACTTATGGAAACAATCTCATAACCATCAAAGGTGGGAATAGATATTTTATTAAACTTATCTTTTTCTAACTTAAGTTGCTCTATCAGTTCTTTTGCATTATTAGCAAAATATCTTCTCTCCAAGCCTTCTAAAAGTCTATTGATAGCTTTTTTAAAGTCATCAATATCGATAGGCTTTAAAAGATAATCTAATGCCATATACTTAAAAGCTTCTAGCGCATGATTATGTGCAGACATGAAAATTATTTCAAAATCAATTCTTGTAAACTTTTCTAAAAACTCGAAAATACTTCTAGTACCAATCTGAATGTCCAAAAATGCTACGTCAATTGTATATGATTTCAAAAGGGTCTGGGCCTCTTCGAACGTTTGTGCAGTGCCTACAATTTCAATTTGCGGATAGAATGTTATTAATAAAGATTGTAAATTTTCTATACCGTTTAATTCGTCATCTACTATTATTGCATTAATTATTTTTGTCATACATATTCTTTAATGGTAGAATTAATATACTCCTAGTTCCTTTTACCTCGTTATTTTTATCAAAGAGATCTTCAAAATAATATCTAGCATCCTTATATCCTGATTTTACCAGTATGTCTATTCGTTGTTTTGTATTAATCGAAGTAATTCCGATAAAACCTTTTGGTTTAGACATTTTAATTTTTTGAGCTTCTTTTCTTCCAATTCCATTATCTTGAACAATAATTTTTAAGTTACTATTAAATGGTTCTATTGTTAAAGAAACATGGCCTCCATCTGGTTTATTACTAATACCATGAATTATTGAATTTTCTATGATAGGTTGTAAAATCATTGCAGGAATATAGGGATTCTGTTCTTCGATATTAGAATCTACCTTTAATGTAAAATCTAGTTTATTTCTGAATCGAATTTTTTCTAAATCTACGTATACTTTAATAAGGTCTAATTCTTTTTGCAACCTGATAAACGAATCATTCGAATTATCCAGAATTAATCTAATTGATTGAGAGAACTTACTTAGGTAATTATATGCACTAAATTTATCTGACTTTAATATCGAATTTTGCACTCCATTTATAGTATTAAAAATAAAATGAGGATTCATTTGTGATCTCAATGCGAATAATTTCATCGTAGAAATCTGCTTCTGCTTTTCTGCAAGATACACTCTATTGCGATATACATACACCACAATCATTCCTATAATTGCTATTAAAACAATACTTACTATCCAAATGATTCTTTCTATATCAGATTCAAATTCTTTTTTATCTTCTGCTTTCTCTTTTGATAAAGAAGCATAAGCAACATCCTTTTGTTCAATTACTTTTGACGATTCAATTTTTGATATTTGTTCAGAGAAATTCTTATCCAATAATTTAGACTCTAGTGAATTAAACTTTTCATAATACAAAAGTGCTTCCTGATAGTTTTCGGTTTTTTTATGATATCTACATAAATCTTTATAAGCATCAATAATCGCCGTCTTTATTTCATATTCTTCTGCAATTGACAAAGCTTTATTAAGATTATATTCTGCTTTTTTATAAGCTCCAATATCAAGATACACATTGCCTAAAGTACGATAGGTTTGTCCTACTCTACTATCAAACAATTTATCTGGTTTAATTGCTAAAGATTTTTTGGCATAGACAAGACTAGAATCATACGCTTTTACTTTATAATAGTTAAATGCTAGATTGTTATAACATGTCCGTCTTTGATTATAATACGTCAGATTATCGTCTAGAATTTCACTTAATATCTTTTTATACAATACAATTGCATTTTCAAAATTTTCTAATTGAGTTTCTATTACTGCTAAATTTATATAACTAGTAATTTCTCTATCTTTTTCACCCAATAATATTGCGACTTCTAATGCCTCGGAGAATATATCTACTGATCTATCATTTTTATTTAGCTTAGAGTATAAAATTCCCAATCTATTTAATGATTTATGTTTTTCTACAGAAGGTTCTTCATCTTTAAAAAAGTAATATGCTTCCATTAGATTGCTCAATGATTCTTTGTAATCACTTTTTCTTTGAAATAATAACCCAATGTCTGATTGAATATCTGCAATTAAAAAATAATCCTTCTCATCATTTGCAATACGTTTAGCTCTATTAAAATAATTATACGCTAAATCCGTATCTTCTGAATACATATAAATGACACCTAATCGTTTTAGACTACGCGCATATAAACCATAATCCTTATGTTCTAAGGATAATTTCTTAGAAATTTCTGCATATTGTAAGGAAGTATCCATATCTACATCCTTGTAATACAAACTAAGATGATAAGATGCTCTAGCCTGTTCAACATCTTCACAAATGGTATAAATAGTTAACAAACTATCTTTTATCCCAACGTTTTTCTTAGTTTGGGTTTGCGATACTGTTACTAAAGTAAAAAGTAAAAAAAACCAACATATATTTTTATTATACAATTTCAACGTGATAGCTTAAGTTTTTCATCCATAACTGTATTTTTTTTGAATACTACTTTAAAATAGATAAAGCAGATAATTTTAATAATTACCTGCTTGGTTAACTGTATTTTGATTAAATCTATTGCGAATGATTTTATTCTTTATAAATTTTAATAGTTTTTTGGTCTCCACTAATCTTAGAATATATACTTATCAAATACATCCCTTTAGGAAGATCTTCTATAGCAAAAGTCGATTTGACATCATCGGTTTTGGACTGAAATGACTTAAGAATTTTCCCCTCTAGGTTTATAACCTTAATAGAAAGTGATTCATTTTTTATATTATCTATAAAAAATGAATTCGATATCGGGTTAGGATATATTTCTAAGGCCTCCATTGTTGTCTCTCCATTTCGGTTTTGACCACAAGGAAGGTTTCCAAAATCAAAATTCCCATTACAATATAACCATTCTGAAGAACCACATCCTGTTCTGCTAGAATAATCTTCTGTTTGATACAAAGTATTACAGATTTTAATCCAATCGATATAAGCATTTAAATCACAAGAACTATTATTATCATTTACAAAAGCTATTTTAATATTTTGACCTTCTTTATAATTGGCATAACGATACACTTCGATATCATTAGTTAAAGTAAACTGAGCTACCGATTCATTGTTCAAAAGTATTTCTATTTGCTCGCCAGAGCAATTTCCTTTTGCTCCTACTTCTAAAACTTGAGTGACAGTATTTCCTGAAACACAATCAATATTTGGCTTATTCAGGTTACCTAATCGATTGTTCCAATCTCCTCCAACCGAAGTTATATATACCTGAAACTGATATTTATCTATTCCTAAAGGAGTGTTTTCTGGTATAAAAATCGGAATATCAATAGTTCCTAAGCCTTCCGAAACTCTAATCCTGTTAGTTTTATAAACAGTATAGGGGCTAGAATCTAATTGAAAAACAATGGATATATCTCTATTCTCTTTTGCTTCATATGATACTGTAATATTCATTTCCTGTCCAACGACGACTTCAGCAGGAACTAATGTAGAAACAATGATATCATCAAATGTATTTACTACTCCTTGAAACTCCTTAGCTCCTATATCAATTGATCCTCCTATAATAGTTCCAAATCCGACATTAACACCTCTATCGATAG
This genomic interval carries:
- the fabD gene encoding ACP S-malonyltransferase, which produces MNAYVFPGQGAQFSGMGLDLYENSEIAKELFHKANDILGFEITKIMFEGTADELKETKVTQPAIFLHSVILSKVLGDSFKPDMVAGHSLGEFSALVANGTLNFEDALILVSKRALAMQSACELKPSTMAAVLGLDDEVVEKGCKEIDGVVVAANYNCPGQLVISGEVEAIEKACELMKEKGARRALVLPVGGAFHSPLMEPAREELAAAIEETTFNTPNCPIYQNVTTTAVTDPEEIKKNLIAQLTAPVKWTQSVQNMMKDGATSFTEVGPGKVLSGLVKKVDRSMETISASI
- a CDS encoding tetratricopeptide repeat protein codes for the protein MLTIYTICEDVEQARASYHLSLYYKDVDMDTSLQYAEISKKLSLEHKDYGLYARSLKRLGVIYMYSEDTDLAYNYFNRAKRIANDEKDYFLIADIQSDIGLLFQRKSDYKESLSNLMEAYYFFKDEEPSVEKHKSLNRLGILYSKLNKNDRSVDIFSEALEVAILLGEKDREITSYINLAVIETQLENFENAIVLYKKILSEILDDNLTYYNQRRTCYNNLAFNYYKVKAYDSSLVYAKKSLAIKPDKLFDSRVGQTYRTLGNVYLDIGAYKKAEYNLNKALSIAEEYEIKTAIIDAYKDLCRYHKKTENYQEALLYYEKFNSLESKLLDKNFSEQISKIESSKVIEQKDVAYASLSKEKAEDKKEFESDIERIIWIVSIVLIAIIGMIVVYVYRNRVYLAEKQKQISTMKLFALRSQMNPHFIFNTINGVQNSILKSDKFSAYNYLSKFSQSIRLILDNSNDSFIRLQKELDLIKVYVDLEKIRFRNKLDFTLKVDSNIEEQNPYIPAMILQPIIENSIIHGISNKPDGGHVSLTIEPFNSNLKIIVQDNGIGRKEAQKIKMSKPKGFIGITSINTKQRIDILVKSGYKDARYYFEDLFDKNNEVKGTRSILILPLKNMYDKNN
- a CDS encoding LytTR family DNA-binding domain-containing protein, giving the protein MTKIINAIIVDDELNGIENLQSLLITFYPQIEIVGTAQTFEEAQTLLKSYTIDVAFLDIQIGTRSIFEFLEKFTRIDFEIIFMSAHNHALEAFKYMALDYLLKPIDIDDFKKAINRLLEGLERRYFANNAKELIEQLKLEKDKFNKISIPTFDGYEIVSISSILYCLADGSYTQLTLNNNKHIVASQNLKYYEYLLENFGFLRIHNSSLINKDHITRISKSDGGFVVMDDGKKLSISKTRKVDFFRSFKIK
- a CDS encoding Ig-like domain-containing protein — protein: MLRYIISIIVFFFCIVTRSQNLPPVAVDDEYNGITNNIISVNASEGVLINDTDPESLPLRVSPNPITNPTNGTLVLNTDSSFVYTPNVNFIGIDMFEYQVCDSGIDDLVSQFDFNTAALTDATVGPNGTSINPNAVQSGCGIRIPSGSTGGSAGLDIVVPNTAGIFGFRSFRIEFTYRDNEGTADIISGGNFRIYHITANEIGVRVNVVNSVTGISTAYTLNLGGFGSNYNDYMVEYDEVTGDIIYRRNGVETRTEIAPDNSPLDISLAGNVTIGRFMDNAGNVNPSLCSISTTDTSKLCDTAQVTLNVLRVTVITNRNITYRVRGN